A genome region from Pseudomonadota bacterium includes the following:
- the greB gene encoding transcription elongation factor GreB, producing MGRWRPPLPPSSVYITPEGFEALQAELKSLWQRRSDVVKALAAAAAEGDRSENAEYIYRKKELGGIDRRIRFLQKRLPNLKVVPQGAERREVYFGAWVTLEKEDGEVVVYRLVGADETDAKRGFISIDSPMARQLLGKRVDDDFRLTIGDREREYVISRVSYSGPG from the coding sequence ATGGGTCGATGGCGCCCGCCGCTCCCGCCGTCCTCGGTCTACATTACCCCCGAGGGCTTCGAGGCATTGCAGGCTGAACTAAAATCGTTATGGCAGCGTCGCAGTGACGTGGTCAAAGCGCTGGCCGCGGCAGCGGCCGAGGGTGACCGCTCTGAAAACGCGGAGTACATTTATCGCAAGAAAGAGCTTGGCGGCATTGATCGTCGTATTCGCTTCCTGCAAAAAAGGCTGCCCAATCTCAAGGTCGTGCCGCAGGGTGCGGAACGCCGCGAAGTGTACTTTGGCGCATGGGTCACGCTTGAAAAAGAAGACGGCGAGGTGGTTGTCTACCGTCTGGTCGGGGCGGACGAAACCGACGCAAAACGTGGTTTTATCAGTATCGACTCGCCCATGGCGAGGCAATTGCTCGGAAAACGCGTTGATGATGATTTCCGACTGACCATCGGCGATAGAGAGCGAGAGTATGTGATCAGTCGTGTCTCGTACTCGGGGCCTGGCTGA
- a CDS encoding DUF1330 domain-containing protein has protein sequence MSSIHPRPGALGAAREALDPDSPVVMINLLRFREQAEDDSSRTGREAYADYGRHTQPLLASVGGQVMHSGGVAGMLIAPDGESWDDVLIVRYPHYGAFLSMVMSDAYQAIVHHRTAALADSRLIATRGSA, from the coding sequence ATGAGTTCGATTCACCCGCGACCAGGCGCCTTGGGCGCAGCACGAGAGGCACTTGATCCGGATTCACCGGTAGTGATGATCAATTTATTGCGTTTTCGCGAGCAGGCCGAGGACGACTCCAGTCGTACCGGACGTGAGGCGTATGCGGATTACGGTCGACATACGCAACCGTTGTTGGCGAGTGTGGGGGGGCAAGTGATGCATTCCGGTGGTGTCGCCGGCATGCTCATCGCGCCGGATGGTGAATCCTGGGATGACGTGCTGATCGTTCGCTACCCCCACTATGGGGCGTTTTTATCGATGGTGATGAGCGACGCCTATCAGGCCATTGTTCACCACCGCACAGCGGCACTGGCGGACTCCCGACTGATTGCGACGCGGGGTTCGGCGTGA
- a CDS encoding cysteine desulfurase-like protein, whose protein sequence is MTYDVDAIRAQFPALAETDSGKPRVYFDNPAGTQVPQRVVDRMSDCLLRHNANLGGYFTTSKGADAVVDDAHAAMADLLNAASPHEIIFGQNMTTLTLHVSRSIALHLNEGDDILLSRMDHDANVQPWVLMAQDRGVKVNWLPFNHETFEFDLALAAELLTERTRLLCVGGASNLLGTLNDVTTLCRLAREAGAWTYIDAVQSVPHVSTDVQSIGCDFLACSAYKFFGPHQGILYGRQAMLDQLSAYKVRPASDRSPGNFESGTQSHEGMAGTAAAVDYLASIGADATDYFAQYPSFSGRRLHVHAAMDALFAYESTLAEQLVNGLHSINGITVQGITSPDAMARRVPTVSFTSAKHTPQTIAEQLAQQGVFVWSGHNYALEVVDALGLRDSGGVVRVGPVHYNTADEVARTLAAIDALH, encoded by the coding sequence ATGACTTATGACGTAGACGCCATACGGGCGCAATTTCCCGCTCTTGCCGAGACCGACAGCGGCAAACCGCGCGTGTATTTTGATAATCCGGCCGGCACGCAAGTTCCGCAGCGAGTGGTGGATCGAATGAGCGATTGTCTGCTCCGTCACAATGCCAACCTCGGTGGTTACTTTACGACGTCCAAAGGAGCTGACGCGGTGGTGGACGATGCCCATGCGGCGATGGCCGACTTACTGAACGCCGCATCACCCCATGAGATTATCTTTGGACAAAACATGACAACGCTGACGCTGCATGTGTCTCGTTCCATCGCGCTGCATCTCAATGAGGGTGATGACATTCTGCTCAGTCGTATGGATCATGATGCCAACGTTCAACCCTGGGTACTGATGGCCCAAGATCGTGGCGTCAAAGTGAACTGGCTACCGTTCAACCACGAGACCTTTGAATTTGATTTGGCGCTGGCTGCGGAGCTGTTGACCGAGCGTACCCGACTTCTTTGTGTCGGCGGGGCGAGTAATTTATTGGGAACGCTCAACGATGTAACGACTCTGTGTCGTTTGGCGCGTGAGGCGGGTGCTTGGACGTATATCGATGCGGTGCAATCGGTGCCCCACGTATCAACCGACGTGCAGTCGATTGGCTGTGATTTTCTGGCGTGCTCAGCGTACAAGTTCTTTGGTCCCCATCAGGGGATTTTGTATGGCCGCCAGGCGATGCTCGATCAACTGAGCGCCTACAAAGTGCGGCCCGCTTCTGATCGTTCACCCGGTAATTTCGAATCGGGCACTCAGAGTCATGAAGGAATGGCCGGAACCGCCGCTGCGGTTGATTACCTGGCCTCAATTGGCGCGGATGCAACGGACTATTTTGCACAGTATCCAAGCTTTTCCGGGCGGCGTTTGCATGTTCATGCAGCAATGGACGCGCTATTCGCATACGAATCGACACTCGCCGAACAATTGGTGAATGGCTTGCACTCGATTAATGGCATCACTGTGCAAGGCATCACGTCACCCGATGCGATGGCACGACGCGTGCCAACCGTCTCGTTTACCAGCGCAAAGCACACGCCACAAACGATTGCCGAACAACTCGCGCAGCAAGGTGTGTTTGTCTGGAGCGGCCACAACTACGCCCTCGAAGTTGTGGATGCGCTGGGTCTGCGAGACAGCGGTGGGGTGGTGCGCGTCGGTCCAGTACACTACAACACGGCGGACGAAGTCGCGCGCACACTCGCCGCCATTGACGCACTCCATTAG
- a CDS encoding histidine phosphatase family protein has protein sequence MKILCLLRHAKSSWSQRPLIDHERPLKRRGERDSQLLSDALSIRFDAIYSSTAERAHQTIRIVMQEASMDSDRLVTTDRLYTFDARDALGFIRDIPDRHNTVLIVGHNPAFTDLCNDLAGAGLDNLPTAGFARLACDVDHWRAVTDGCAELTTLVTPKMLRVREPDPDNDWYR, from the coding sequence ATGAAGATTTTATGCCTTTTGCGACACGCCAAATCAAGTTGGAGCCAGCGGCCTCTGATCGATCATGAGCGCCCGCTCAAACGGCGGGGTGAACGGGATAGCCAACTGCTCAGCGATGCGTTGTCGATACGGTTTGACGCCATTTATTCGAGCACCGCGGAGCGGGCTCATCAGACGATTCGAATCGTTATGCAGGAGGCGTCGATGGACAGCGATCGACTGGTTACAACCGATCGTCTTTACACGTTCGATGCACGCGATGCGCTTGGTTTCATTCGGGACATACCCGATCGACACAACACGGTGCTGATCGTCGGCCACAATCCGGCCTTTACGGATCTGTGCAACGATCTGGCAGGCGCTGGCCTAGACAATCTGCCAACGGCCGGGTTTGCTCGGCTCGCGTGCGATGTTGATCACTGGCGTGCCGTCACCGATGGCTGCGCTGAACTCACCACGCTCGTGACACCCAAAATGCTTCGGGTCCGCGAACCAGACCCCGATAATGACTGGTATCGATGA
- a CDS encoding Dps family protein, which produces MNRVNIGLTDEHRQSMSEALSNVLADTYTLYLQTHNFHWNVMGPQFRELHLMFEEQYTELATAVDDLAERIRTLGHVAPGTYTEFARRAKIKEVEGVPDATHMISILTDSNETVVRTLRAALKLAQDGDDESTAALVGDRMRVHEKTAWMLRSML; this is translated from the coding sequence ATGAACCGTGTCAATATTGGCCTCACCGATGAGCACCGCCAAAGCATGTCTGAGGCGCTCAGTAACGTGCTCGCGGATACCTATACCCTGTATTTACAAACGCACAATTTTCATTGGAACGTGATGGGCCCGCAGTTTCGAGAACTTCACCTCATGTTCGAAGAGCAGTACACCGAGCTGGCGACGGCGGTTGACGACTTGGCTGAGCGCATACGCACGTTGGGGCACGTTGCCCCCGGCACGTACACCGAATTCGCTCGACGAGCAAAGATTAAAGAAGTGGAGGGTGTGCCAGACGCGACGCACATGATTTCGATCCTAACCGATAGCAATGAGACCGTGGTTCGAACATTGCGGGCAGCGCTCAAGCTTGCTCAGGACGGTGACGATGAATCGACGGCGGCGTTGGTGGGTGACCGAATGCGGGTACATGAAAAAACCGCGTGGATGCTCCGCTCCATGCTGTAG
- the rocF gene encoding arginase: MRKPIQIIGVPLDLGASRRGTDAGPSAVRIAGLGQSLRQLGYDVLVEEDIPVPAMETRAPENTSARFKHEILAVCTTLAATVKDTLDTGKTPLVIGGDHSIAMGTVSGVSAHFADAGDDIGLIWFDAHGDMNIPASSPSGNVHGMPLAHLLGRGDKDLSTILDRHPAIKPENVVLIGIRDIDDGERAIIRDSGITTFTMRDIDDLGMREVCARSIEVVTSGTAGFHVSFDVDGCDPSVIPGSGTLVPGGVSFREAHQLLEYCAESGRMTSLEVVELNPFLDQANVSAERAVMLIQSAFGRSIL; the protein is encoded by the coding sequence ATGCGTAAACCCATTCAAATAATCGGTGTGCCACTGGATCTTGGGGCGTCGCGACGCGGGACGGATGCGGGACCGTCTGCGGTGCGCATCGCTGGTCTTGGACAGAGCCTTCGACAGCTTGGCTACGACGTGTTGGTAGAAGAGGATATTCCGGTACCTGCGATGGAGACACGGGCACCGGAAAATACGTCGGCCCGTTTCAAGCATGAAATTTTGGCGGTCTGCACGACACTGGCGGCCACGGTGAAGGACACTCTGGACACCGGAAAGACGCCGCTGGTTATCGGCGGTGATCACTCGATTGCCATGGGAACCGTTTCAGGTGTGTCCGCACATTTCGCCGACGCTGGCGACGATATTGGTCTGATTTGGTTTGATGCGCATGGTGACATGAACATCCCGGCCTCGTCGCCGAGTGGCAATGTGCATGGCATGCCGCTGGCGCACCTGCTCGGTCGCGGCGACAAAGATCTGTCCACCATTTTGGATCGCCATCCGGCCATAAAACCTGAGAACGTGGTTCTTATTGGTATTCGGGACATTGATGATGGCGAGCGCGCCATCATTCGTGATTCGGGAATCACCACATTCACGATGCGTGACATTGACGATCTGGGTATGCGCGAAGTCTGCGCCCGGTCCATTGAGGTCGTCACATCGGGCACGGCGGGGTTTCACGTCAGTTTTGACGTGGACGGCTGCGATCCGTCGGTTATTCCGGGTTCTGGCACGTTGGTGCCGGGTGGGGTGAGTTTTCGTGAGGCGCACCAACTGCTTGAATATTGTGCGGAATCGGGGCGCATGACGTCGCTGGAAGTGGTTGAACTCAATCCGTTTCTCGATCAGGCCAATGTTTCAGCTGAGCGGGCCGTGATGCTCATTCAAAGCGCATTTGGGCGCAGTATCTTGTGA